A genomic stretch from Candidatus Methylomirabilis sp. includes:
- a CDS encoding alpha/beta fold hydrolase — protein MGYVAGNGIRLFVEERGAGLPLVLLHAYPMGRQMWEPQVPFFAAQGFRALCYDCRGFGLSEAPGEVSQYSQDTSVEDLHALLRALGIRRAALCGLSMGGSIALSFASRHPEAVSALAVCDTGAGSEDPAAFAATVTGWAEAAEQGGVPAFLDLLLAHPIFGGFAGRGKTEAAMLGRLIGSHPAHGLACTARRTLARRPPIYALAERLKGLTVPTLVLVGERDHPCLETSRFMTETIPGAELVVMRGAGHFVNLEAPDEFNRVVLAFLQRAGAAPVPA, from the coding sequence ATGGGGTACGTCGCAGGCAACGGGATCCGGCTCTTCGTGGAGGAGCGGGGAGCGGGGCTGCCCCTCGTCCTCCTGCACGCCTACCCGATGGGGCGGCAGATGTGGGAACCCCAGGTCCCCTTCTTCGCCGCGCAGGGCTTCCGGGCCCTCTGCTACGACTGCCGGGGCTTCGGCCTCTCCGAGGCGCCGGGCGAGGTCTCTCAGTACAGCCAGGACACCTCGGTGGAGGATCTGCACGCGCTGCTGCGCGCCCTCGGGATCCGGCGGGCTGCCCTCTGCGGCCTCTCGATGGGGGGAAGCATCGCCCTCAGCTTCGCCAGCCGGCACCCGGAGGCCGTGAGTGCCCTGGCCGTCTGCGACACCGGGGCGGGCTCGGAGGACCCGGCCGCCTTCGCGGCCACCGTCACCGGCTGGGCCGAGGCGGCCGAGCAGGGAGGCGTCCCTGCCTTCCTCGACCTGCTCCTGGCCCATCCCATCTTCGGCGGCTTCGCGGGGCGGGGGAAGACGGAGGCGGCGATGCTGGGCCGTCTCATCGGGAGCCATCCGGCCCACGGGCTGGCCTGCACGGCCCGCCGGACGCTGGCCCGGCGGCCGCCCATCTATGCCCTGGCCGAGCGTCTGAAAGGCCTGACCGTCCCCACCCTCGTCCTGGTGGGGGAGCGGGATCACCCCTGCCTCGAGACATCCCGCTTCATGACCGAGACCATCCCCGGCGCCGAGCTGGTCGTGATGCGGGGCGCGGGGCACTTCGTGAACCTCGAGGCCCCGGACGAGTTCAACCGGGTCGTGCTCGCCTTCCTCCAGCGCGCGGGCGCCGCCCCCGTCCCGGCCTGA
- a CDS encoding ABC transporter ATP-binding protein, producing the protein MPPLLEIAELEVRYGAVRALRGISFTVEEGEIVTLIGANGAGKTTTLRTISGLVPARGGSVRYGGRDLHTIAAHRRVRRGLVHVPEGRVIFGNLTVQENLDLAAWWRRDRGEVRADLEQVSQLFPRLAERRGQRGGTLSGGEQQMLAVARGIMARPRLMLLDEPSMGLAPLLVREIFHAIREIRRLGTAVLLVEQNVNMALAVANRAYVLQTGEIVLEGPPEDLRENAEVRAAYLGETPTGQRETE; encoded by the coding sequence ATGCCGCCCCTTCTCGAAATCGCCGAGCTGGAGGTCCGATACGGGGCCGTCCGGGCGCTCCGCGGCATCTCCTTCACCGTCGAGGAAGGAGAGATCGTCACGCTCATCGGAGCCAACGGAGCCGGGAAGACCACCACCCTCCGGACCATCTCGGGGTTGGTTCCGGCGCGGGGGGGCTCCGTGCGATACGGAGGACGGGACCTGCACACCATCGCCGCGCATCGCCGGGTGCGGAGGGGGCTCGTCCACGTTCCCGAGGGACGAGTCATTTTCGGGAACCTCACCGTCCAGGAGAATCTCGATCTGGCGGCGTGGTGGCGCCGCGACCGCGGGGAGGTGCGAGCGGATCTGGAGCAGGTCTCTCAGCTCTTCCCGCGGCTTGCCGAGCGACGGGGGCAGCGCGGCGGGACCCTCTCGGGGGGTGAGCAACAGATGCTGGCGGTGGCCCGGGGGATCATGGCGCGCCCGCGGCTGATGCTGCTCGACGAGCCGTCCATGGGGCTGGCGCCACTCCTGGTTCGGGAGATCTTCCACGCCATTCGGGAGATCCGGCGGCTGGGGACCGCGGTCCTGCTCGTCGAGCAGAATGTCAACATGGCCCTGGCGGTCGCGAACCGCGCGTATGTTCTGCAGACGGGGGAGATCGTCCTGGAGGGACCCCCGGAGGATTTGCGGGAGAACGCCGAGGTGCGGGCGGCATACCTCGGGGAGACGCCCACCGGGCAGAGGGAGACCGAATGA
- a CDS encoding ABC transporter substrate-binding protein has translation MMRSIAVSILIFLLASPALGQQASVIKIGGLAPTTGNVATFGVGQRNSYELAVEEVNKAGGLKVGAARHRVQLIFEDEQNSPEVGATVARKLINQDGVKAILGPTNTKVCLAVGPIAQENKVPMITPTCTNPKVTLVGDFIYRAGFIDTFQGAVGAHFVHKTLGKRRAGVLFDNGNDYTKGLATYFRDAFEKLGGKVVAFESFTDEEKTVDFRAQLIRIKATNPDVLYTSDYYGAAALMAKQAKEIGMNVSLMGGDGFDSPDLMRIGGKDVEGVHFTNFYSQDDPSPEVQRFVKAYRAKYKDTPDAYAAQGYGGAQILFDAIQRAGKMDGPAIRDALAKTKGLRTVVGVITFDQNRNPTKPAVILQIKDGKQHFVTRVAPQDLPANIRP, from the coding sequence ATGATGCGCTCGATCGCGGTGTCGATCCTCATTTTCCTGCTCGCGAGTCCGGCCCTTGGCCAGCAGGCCAGCGTCATCAAGATCGGCGGCCTGGCCCCCACCACGGGCAACGTGGCCACCTTTGGCGTCGGGCAGCGGAATTCGTACGAGCTGGCCGTGGAAGAGGTGAACAAAGCCGGGGGCCTCAAAGTCGGCGCCGCCCGCCACAGGGTGCAGCTCATCTTCGAGGATGAGCAGAACTCTCCGGAGGTCGGGGCGACCGTCGCGCGGAAACTCATCAACCAGGACGGGGTGAAGGCCATCCTCGGCCCGACCAACACGAAGGTCTGCCTCGCGGTAGGGCCGATCGCCCAGGAGAATAAGGTTCCGATGATCACCCCGACCTGTACGAACCCCAAGGTCACCCTCGTCGGTGACTTCATCTACCGGGCGGGGTTCATTGACACCTTCCAGGGGGCCGTCGGGGCGCACTTCGTGCACAAGACGCTGGGGAAGCGGCGCGCCGGCGTGCTGTTCGATAACGGAAACGACTACACCAAGGGCCTGGCCACGTATTTCCGGGACGCCTTCGAGAAGCTCGGGGGAAAGGTGGTGGCATTCGAGTCCTTCACGGACGAGGAGAAGACCGTTGACTTTCGCGCGCAGTTGATCCGCATCAAGGCGACCAATCCCGATGTGCTGTACACCAGCGACTACTACGGCGCGGCCGCCCTCATGGCCAAGCAGGCAAAGGAGATCGGGATGAACGTCTCCCTCATGGGGGGGGATGGATTCGACTCGCCCGACCTGATGCGGATCGGCGGGAAGGACGTCGAGGGGGTGCACTTCACCAACTTCTACTCGCAGGACGATCCGAGTCCCGAAGTCCAGCGTTTCGTGAAGGCGTACCGGGCCAAGTACAAGGACACGCCCGATGCCTACGCGGCGCAGGGATACGGGGGTGCCCAGATCCTCTTCGACGCGATTCAGCGGGCCGGCAAGATGGACGGGCCGGCGATCCGGGACGCTCTGGCAAAGACGAAAGGGCTCAGGACCGTGGTGGGGGTCATCACGTTCGACCAGAACCGGAATCCGACCAAACCGGCCGTGATCCTCCAGATCAAGGACGGCAAGCAGCACTTCGTCACGCGGGTCGCCCCACAAGATCTCCCCGCGAATATCCGGCCCTAG
- a CDS encoding ABC transporter ATP-binding protein encodes MSFDGLIALRDFDLEVGKGELVGLIGPNGAGKTTAFNVISGIYQPTSGTIELDGRSLVGLVPYEVAARGVSRTFQAVRLFEELSVLENVEVARHAQRGYGVLDAVLRTRRFRRGERRITEEAADLLSVLGLSGRRHEKAGSLPYGEQRRLEIARALAGGPGLLLLDEPAAGMNPAEVAGIMRLITQIREQFGLTILLIEHHMQVVMGICQRIAVLDFGVKIAEGDPGAIQRDPRVLEAYLGEPVSH; translated from the coding sequence ATGTCCTTTGACGGGCTGATCGCCCTCAGGGATTTCGACCTGGAGGTGGGCAAGGGGGAGCTCGTCGGTCTCATCGGCCCCAACGGCGCCGGGAAGACCACCGCCTTCAACGTGATCTCGGGAATCTATCAGCCGACCAGCGGAACGATCGAGCTGGACGGCAGGAGCCTCGTCGGCCTGGTCCCGTATGAGGTGGCCGCCCGGGGCGTCTCGCGCACCTTTCAGGCGGTCCGGCTGTTCGAGGAGCTCAGCGTGCTCGAGAACGTCGAAGTCGCCCGTCACGCCCAGCGGGGGTACGGCGTGCTCGATGCCGTCCTTCGGACCCGTCGCTTTCGAAGGGGGGAACGGCGGATCACCGAGGAGGCGGCCGATCTCCTGTCCGTTCTCGGACTCTCGGGTCGCCGGCACGAGAAGGCCGGGAGCCTCCCCTACGGGGAGCAGCGCCGGCTGGAGATTGCCCGCGCCCTGGCGGGGGGGCCGGGGCTGCTCCTGCTGGATGAACCCGCAGCCGGCATGAACCCGGCCGAGGTGGCGGGGATCATGCGTCTCATCACCCAGATCCGCGAGCAGTTCGGGCTGACCATCCTGCTGATCGAGCATCATATGCAGGTGGTCATGGGGATCTGCCAGCGGATTGCGGTTCTCGACTTCGGGGTGAAGATTGCCGAGGGGGACCCGGGGGCCATTCAGCGGGACCCGAGGGTCCTGGAAGCCTACCTCGGCGAACCGGTGAGCCACTGA
- a CDS encoding branched-chain amino acid ABC transporter permease, with protein sequence MRRGGTALIGAGALYGVILFSHGDLGVDVHWITDYYLQVLMLAGINIIVTIGLNLINGFTGQFSIGQAGFMAIGAYLTAMLAKLVIPLETLPLAYQLSAFLALLLIAGSAAGAVGYLIGLPSLRLKGDYLAIVTLAFGEVVRSVIRSSDETAATLRSWGLSGLAGPIEGIGGPRGFGGFPKFDSLAVGGWTIPILFTLVFVLTAVTVVVARNIVYSSYGRACLSVRGNEIAAEVVGVDSTRVKVLAFALSGFLAGVGGGLFAFVIRFLHPDNFSFLKSIDYLIFLYAGGIASLSGSIISAGSLTVLPEFLRVVGFEQWRLVVYPLLLIGLMLWWPSGLMGNREFPFLAAPEKGLPEVTDVTDHKSQHVL encoded by the coding sequence GTGCGACGGGGCGGCACCGCGCTGATCGGGGCAGGAGCGTTGTATGGCGTCATCCTCTTTTCCCATGGCGACCTGGGCGTCGACGTGCACTGGATCACCGACTACTATCTGCAGGTGTTGATGCTCGCGGGAATCAATATCATCGTCACCATCGGCCTCAACCTCATCAATGGGTTTACGGGCCAATTTTCGATCGGGCAGGCGGGCTTCATGGCGATTGGCGCCTACCTGACCGCGATGCTCGCGAAACTCGTGATCCCGTTGGAGACCCTCCCCCTCGCCTACCAGCTCTCCGCCTTCCTGGCCCTGCTCCTGATCGCCGGCAGTGCGGCCGGCGCGGTCGGCTACCTCATCGGCCTCCCCTCCCTCCGCCTGAAAGGGGACTACCTGGCCATCGTCACCCTGGCGTTCGGCGAGGTCGTTCGGTCGGTCATTCGTTCCTCGGACGAGACGGCTGCCACGCTGAGGAGTTGGGGGTTGAGCGGTCTGGCCGGGCCGATCGAGGGGATCGGAGGCCCGCGGGGCTTTGGAGGGTTTCCGAAGTTCGACAGTCTGGCGGTGGGCGGGTGGACCATCCCGATCCTGTTCACCCTCGTGTTTGTGCTCACGGCCGTGACGGTGGTTGTGGCGCGCAATATCGTCTATTCTTCCTACGGCCGAGCGTGCCTCAGCGTGCGGGGCAACGAGATCGCGGCAGAGGTGGTGGGCGTCGACAGCACCCGGGTCAAGGTCCTCGCCTTCGCCCTCAGCGGATTCCTCGCGGGAGTCGGCGGGGGACTCTTTGCCTTCGTCATCCGGTTCCTGCATCCGGACAACTTCAGTTTTCTCAAGTCCATCGACTACCTCATCTTCCTGTATGCGGGGGGCATTGCAAGTCTCTCGGGATCGATCATCTCCGCCGGGAGCCTGACCGTCCTGCCGGAGTTCCTGAGAGTGGTGGGATTCGAGCAGTGGCGACTGGTGGTCTACCCGCTGCTCCTGATTGGGCTGATGTTGTGGTGGCCCTCCGGGCTGATGGGCAACCGGGAGTTTCCCTTCCTGGCAGCGCCGGAGAAGGGACTGCCCGAGGTCACGGATGTTACGGATCACAAATCTCAGCATGTCCTTTGA
- a CDS encoding GntR family transcriptional regulator, whose amino-acid sequence MDLKVNRQSELPLHVQLKAQVKHLIRAGHLVPGAQMPTVRQLAGFLRINRNTVARVFQDLEAEGLLSGQRGRGTFVAGRAPRDERARRLSRMLDRLLVQAAREGLGPSEVAAALFAQAPLPAGAPAPDRPRLPAIFTECNVPQLQQFSREVTEAVPLETTPLLIPDLKARLRREPAFLDQYALVVTTFFHVHEVRRLLRGHPIEVIALLAEANLSTLNRLAALPEETKVGLACSSWAGTRNIRTSVENAGLTNIRPVLGSAGDARSLRKVLREARVLVCSGMAEAAVRRLAPRGTEIIVDDRTLDKGGLEMLRGVVDRLQREGRGAGGGRLRPGRGRRPRAGGRRARPG is encoded by the coding sequence ATGGACCTGAAGGTCAACCGCCAGAGCGAGCTGCCCCTCCACGTGCAGCTCAAGGCGCAGGTCAAGCACCTCATCCGGGCGGGACACCTGGTACCCGGCGCCCAGATGCCCACCGTCCGGCAGCTCGCCGGGTTCCTGCGGATCAATCGGAACACCGTGGCCCGGGTCTTCCAGGACCTGGAGGCGGAGGGACTCCTCAGCGGCCAGCGGGGGCGGGGGACCTTCGTGGCCGGCCGGGCCCCGCGGGACGAGCGGGCGAGGCGGCTCTCCCGGATGCTGGACCGCCTGCTTGTCCAGGCCGCACGGGAGGGGCTGGGGCCCAGCGAGGTGGCCGCGGCCCTCTTCGCCCAGGCGCCCCTCCCGGCCGGCGCGCCCGCCCCGGACCGGCCGCGCCTGCCCGCCATCTTCACCGAGTGCAACGTCCCCCAGCTGCAGCAGTTCTCTCGGGAGGTGACCGAGGCGGTCCCCCTCGAGACCACCCCGCTCCTGATCCCGGACCTGAAGGCCCGCCTCCGCCGCGAGCCGGCCTTCCTGGACCAGTACGCCCTGGTGGTCACGACGTTCTTCCACGTCCACGAGGTGCGGCGCCTCCTGCGGGGCCACCCGATCGAGGTGATCGCCCTGCTGGCGGAGGCGAACCTCAGCACGCTGAACCGCCTGGCGGCCCTCCCGGAGGAGACGAAGGTCGGGCTCGCCTGTTCCTCCTGGGCCGGCACCCGGAACATCCGGACTTCCGTGGAGAATGCCGGGCTCACCAACATCCGTCCCGTCCTGGGCTCCGCCGGCGACGCGCGGAGCCTCCGGAAGGTCCTCCGAGAGGCCAGGGTCCTGGTCTGCTCCGGAATGGCGGAGGCCGCGGTCCGCCGCCTCGCCCCCCGGGGGACGGAGATCATCGTGGATGACCGGACCCTGGACAAGGGGGGGCTCGAGATGCTGCGGGGGGTCGTGGACCGGCTGCAGCGGGAGGGGCGGGGCGCCGGCGGGGGCAGGCTCAGGCCGGGACGGGGGCGGCGCCCGCGCGCTGGAGGAAGGCGAGCACGACCCGGTTGA
- a CDS encoding cyclase family protein — MDEATLAAVLAEGRVFDLAVEYFPGMPHLPRHIPYAFSVVRSHGDVLMPEGVSASVDLFLCGTHTGTHLDALGHYSRSGRLHGGVEAAAVQTKTAGLAARGIEEAAPQIRRGVLLDVAAGAGVPVLPESTAIGPGELEAAARRARVALRPGDAVLVRTGWIRHWPSRKYYDEAGVPGVTLEGARWLSEQGIALAGGDTFAFERIPTPNFPVHCHFLVERGIFLLEVANLEALGAAGATTFLLAVLPLKLKGATGSPVRPVAIL, encoded by the coding sequence ATGGACGAGGCGACGCTTGCGGCGGTCCTGGCGGAGGGTCGGGTCTTCGACCTGGCCGTGGAGTACTTCCCGGGGATGCCCCACCTGCCCCGGCACATCCCCTACGCCTTCTCGGTCGTCCGGAGTCACGGCGATGTGCTGATGCCGGAGGGGGTCTCGGCCTCGGTGGACCTCTTTCTCTGCGGGACCCACACCGGCACGCACCTGGACGCCCTGGGCCACTACTCCCGGAGCGGCCGCCTGCACGGCGGGGTGGAGGCGGCCGCCGTCCAGACCAAGACGGCAGGGCTCGCCGCCCGGGGCATCGAGGAGGCGGCGCCCCAGATCCGGCGCGGTGTCCTGCTCGATGTGGCCGCGGGGGCGGGGGTGCCGGTCCTCCCGGAGAGCACGGCGATCGGCCCGGGGGAGCTGGAGGCGGCTGCCCGCCGGGCGAGAGTGGCGCTCCGGCCCGGGGACGCCGTGTTGGTCCGGACCGGTTGGATCCGGCACTGGCCCTCCCGCAAGTACTACGACGAGGCCGGCGTCCCGGGGGTCACGCTCGAGGGGGCCCGCTGGCTCTCGGAGCAGGGGATCGCGCTGGCCGGCGGCGACACCTTCGCCTTCGAGCGGATCCCCACCCCCAACTTCCCGGTCCACTGCCACTTCCTGGTGGAGCGGGGGATCTTCCTCCTCGAGGTCGCGAACCTGGAGGCCCTCGGCGCGGCGGGGGCCACGACCTTCCTGCTCGCCGTCCTCCCCCTCAAGCTGAAGGGGGCCACCGGCTCCCCCGTCCGCCCCGTAGCGATTCTCTGA
- a CDS encoding branched-chain amino acid ABC transporter permease has product MSVFVQQLINGLQRGSIYALIALGFTMVYGIIELINFAHGDMFMFGAYVAAFAGGAFLAQGYWAAFFGALLVSMVVTGLLGVLIERVAYRPLRYEPRFSALTTAMGVSLFLENFFALPSQAVPFPLNHVVFGPNYIRFPALLEVRTYSAGGIYFTTLHILDFVLAILLMLLLVYVIHYTLLGKAMRAVAFSKDGAKLMGINVDWTIAATFAIGSGLGAASGLMYGMTYGILASPYFGIFPGLQAFIAAVLGGIGIIPGAVLGGFLMGVSETFATSINSNLGYMISFLILIVVLLVKPAGLLGRLRRDKV; this is encoded by the coding sequence ATCAGCGTGTTCGTGCAGCAACTGATCAATGGGCTGCAGCGGGGGAGCATCTATGCCTTGATCGCCCTCGGATTCACCATGGTCTACGGCATCATCGAGCTCATCAACTTCGCCCACGGCGACATGTTCATGTTCGGTGCCTATGTGGCGGCCTTCGCCGGGGGGGCGTTCCTCGCCCAGGGCTACTGGGCCGCGTTCTTCGGGGCCCTCCTGGTCAGCATGGTCGTCACCGGTCTGCTGGGGGTCCTGATCGAGCGGGTCGCGTACCGGCCTCTTCGCTACGAGCCGCGGTTTTCCGCCCTGACCACGGCGATGGGCGTCTCCCTCTTCCTCGAGAACTTCTTTGCCCTCCCGTCCCAGGCCGTCCCCTTCCCGCTCAACCACGTCGTCTTCGGGCCGAACTACATCCGGTTCCCGGCTCTGCTGGAGGTCCGGACCTACTCCGCCGGCGGGATCTATTTCACGACTTTGCACATTCTGGACTTCGTCCTGGCCATCCTCCTGATGCTCCTGCTCGTGTATGTGATTCACTACACGCTCCTCGGAAAGGCGATGCGGGCGGTGGCCTTCAGCAAGGACGGCGCCAAGCTGATGGGGATCAACGTGGATTGGACCATCGCCGCCACCTTCGCGATAGGAAGCGGCCTCGGTGCTGCCTCGGGCCTCATGTATGGCATGACCTACGGCATCCTCGCCTCCCCCTACTTCGGGATCTTCCCCGGCCTCCAGGCGTTCATCGCCGCGGTCCTCGGGGGAATCGGCATCATCCCGGGGGCGGTCCTCGGAGGATTCCTCATGGGGGTGTCGGAGACCTTCGCCACGTCCATCAATTCGAATCTGGGCTACATGATCTCCTTCCTGATCCTCATCGTGGTTCTCCTGGTCAAGCCGGCGGGCCTGTTGGGCCGGTTGCGGCGAGACAAGGTGTAG
- a CDS encoding cytidylate kinase family protein: MTVIAMTKEMGSLGTYIGMEVARRLGYEFVRQDIIRQAAQEFEVSEEDLIKAVEERPGFFERLGHASRKQFIFVAAEVFDFAERGRAVIMGRFSTLLLRPVSHVPTIRVCAPLEVRGRRVMERHGIERTAALRMIGAYDGGVRARVQEFFEVDWRDPWQYDLTLNTERLSLEAGVEQVLRLVERPEFSSTEASRQRVADLHLAAKVKAVLKAQGATTRLDVEVRAEAGGVLLAGTVASEAEREAAERVARGVAGVREVRNRLVATVMRPR; encoded by the coding sequence ATGACCGTCATCGCGATGACCAAGGAGATGGGGAGCCTCGGGACCTACATCGGGATGGAGGTGGCCAGGCGCCTCGGCTACGAGTTCGTCCGGCAGGACATCATCCGGCAGGCCGCCCAGGAGTTCGAGGTGTCTGAAGAGGACCTGATCAAGGCGGTGGAGGAGCGCCCCGGCTTCTTCGAGCGGCTCGGGCACGCCTCCCGGAAGCAGTTCATCTTCGTGGCGGCCGAGGTCTTCGACTTCGCCGAGCGGGGGAGGGCGGTCATCATGGGGCGGTTCTCCACCCTGCTCCTGCGGCCGGTCTCCCACGTCCCCACCATCCGGGTCTGCGCCCCGCTGGAGGTTCGGGGCCGCCGGGTGATGGAGCGGCACGGGATCGAGCGGACGGCAGCCCTCCGGATGATCGGGGCCTACGACGGGGGGGTGCGCGCCCGGGTCCAGGAGTTCTTCGAGGTGGACTGGCGGGATCCCTGGCAGTACGACCTGACCCTGAACACGGAGCGCTTGAGCCTGGAGGCCGGGGTAGAGCAGGTCCTCCGCCTCGTGGAGCGGCCCGAGTTCAGCTCCACCGAGGCCTCGCGCCAGCGGGTGGCCGACCTCCACCTGGCGGCCAAGGTGAAGGCGGTCTTGAAGGCCCAGGGGGCGACGACGCGCCTGGACGTGGAGGTGCGCGCGGAAGCCGGCGGCGTCCTGCTGGCGGGGACGGTTGCCTCGGAGGCCGAGCGGGAGGCGGCGGAGCGGGTGGCCCGGGGGGTCGCCGGCGTCCGAGAGGTCCGCAACCGGCTCGTGGCTACCGTCATGCGCCCCCGGTAA
- a CDS encoding EamA family transporter — protein MGAAEGRVAAGVERGAHGEVGGAGGPALRRRVLLPLAFGAVYLFWGSTYLAIRVGVRTIPPALMVGLRFLTAGLLLLPVARALGQPLAVSIRELRILFLIGVLLLVGGNGGVVWAEQYVPSGVAALLVATVPLWMASLETLLPGGSRLAGASAAGLLTGFFGVAILLWPKLQGIQGEDLWGEAALLFAALSWAVGSIWSRRAGLTVPPLVATGWEMLLAGALMTAVSVTTGEAAAARWTGTGVAAMGYLILFGSCLGLTAYIWLLRNAPVASVSTYAYVNPVIAVLLGWLILDEPLTPAILLGTLIIAGSVILVTTRPTRGSPPSRRMS, from the coding sequence ATGGGGGCCGCGGAGGGACGCGTGGCGGCGGGCGTGGAGCGGGGCGCGCACGGGGAGGTCGGGGGGGCGGGGGGCCCGGCCCTCAGGCGGCGGGTCCTCCTCCCCCTCGCCTTCGGGGCAGTCTACCTCTTCTGGGGATCCACCTACCTGGCCATCCGAGTCGGAGTGCGGACGATCCCCCCGGCCCTCATGGTCGGCCTGCGCTTCCTGACGGCGGGCCTCCTCCTCCTGCCCGTGGCGCGCGCCCTGGGCCAGCCGCTCGCCGTCAGCATCCGGGAGCTGCGGATCCTCTTCCTGATCGGCGTCCTCCTCCTGGTGGGGGGAAACGGGGGGGTCGTCTGGGCGGAGCAGTACGTCCCCTCGGGCGTCGCGGCGCTGCTGGTGGCCACGGTTCCCCTCTGGATGGCCTCGCTGGAAACGCTGCTGCCGGGCGGCAGCCGCCTCGCGGGCGCGTCCGCCGCCGGCCTCCTCACCGGGTTTTTCGGGGTCGCCATCCTGCTCTGGCCGAAGCTCCAGGGGATCCAGGGGGAAGACCTCTGGGGGGAGGCCGCCCTGCTCTTCGCCGCCCTTTCCTGGGCAGTCGGCTCGATCTGGTCGCGGCGCGCCGGCCTGACCGTCCCCCCGCTGGTGGCGACCGGATGGGAGATGCTCCTGGCCGGCGCCCTGATGACGGCGGTGAGCGTCACGACCGGAGAGGCGGCCGCCGCCCGCTGGACCGGCACGGGGGTCGCCGCCATGGGCTATCTGATCCTCTTCGGCTCCTGCCTGGGGCTCACCGCCTATATCTGGCTCCTCCGGAACGCCCCCGTGGCCAGCGTCTCCACCTACGCCTACGTGAATCCGGTGATTGCCGTCCTGCTCGGCTGGCTGATCCTGGACGAGCCGCTCACCCCCGCCATCCTCCTCGGGACCCTGATCATCGCGGGAAGCGTGATTCTGGTGACGACCCGGCCGACGCGCGGCAGCCCGCCCTCGCGGCGGATGAGCTGA
- a CDS encoding cyclase family protein has product MSRQIVDLGLRLTEGLRTWDVKPPFTMLPCMSAGTFRLGFTTKLLILEDHCGTHVDSTYHFYDGQFRAPRGRTIDEFPLEKFMGEAVLIDVSFKAPTNPVDRALLEAAARDQKVQVKRGDILLVRTWAKGWGEPMAEFLQARAFTADACEWMLGQGVKLVGLDLPNLEGALLEEYGNMDSPGHLLLLHPSREVLIVENLVNLDRIRTKRFEFSALPLHVKGATGSPVRAVAIEQL; this is encoded by the coding sequence ATGAGCCGACAGATCGTGGACCTGGGACTCCGCCTGACGGAGGGCCTCAGGACCTGGGACGTCAAACCCCCCTTCACGATGCTTCCCTGCATGAGTGCGGGGACCTTCCGCCTCGGCTTCACGACGAAGCTCCTCATCCTCGAGGACCACTGCGGCACGCACGTGGACTCCACCTACCATTTTTACGACGGCCAGTTCCGCGCCCCGCGGGGACGGACGATCGACGAGTTCCCCCTCGAGAAGTTCATGGGAGAAGCGGTTCTGATCGACGTCAGCTTCAAGGCCCCGACCAACCCGGTGGACCGCGCTCTCCTCGAGGCGGCGGCGCGGGACCAGAAGGTCCAGGTGAAGCGGGGAGACATCCTGTTGGTCCGGACCTGGGCCAAGGGCTGGGGAGAGCCGATGGCGGAGTTTCTCCAGGCCCGGGCCTTCACGGCCGACGCGTGCGAGTGGATGCTGGGGCAAGGGGTGAAACTGGTCGGGCTCGACCTGCCCAACCTCGAGGGGGCCCTCTTGGAGGAGTACGGGAACATGGACAGCCCCGGCCACCTGCTGCTCCTCCACCCGTCGCGCGAGGTGCTCATCGTTGAGAACCTGGTCAACCTGGACCGGATTCGCACCAAGCGGTTCGAATTCTCTGCCTTGCCGCTCCACGTGAAGGGGGCCACGGGTTCACCCGTCCGGGCCGTGGCGATCGAGCAGCTCTGA